The sequence ggggacggagaaggaagcaggaagaagaggggcagggaaggggaaaagCAGGACAAGTAGGTGGGTCTGAGGTCATCAGCTACGTAAGTAGGTGTGAACAGACGGAGTGCTGAACAGTCTCCAGGAGCCAggcagcctccccccacccccgcacagTGTTACACAGAGCCTCCTTCTCCTAACCTCATTTGATCATTTCCCCCCATCTCTTCCCCTGACGTCCTCTACCAaatattctccctctctctctctctcacacacacactaagaTGCTAAGATCGTTAACATGGTGGGGAGATGGCTTCTCAGCTATTTCCCTTCTAACTGACAGGTTGCAACTTTCTCCTCTGACTTCCCACTTTCCCGCTGAGAATCAGCAAGACAGGATCTGGCAGGGGCCTGCTTTGCGGCAGCCAGGGCAGAAAGCCTCCCCATAGCAACCTGAGCACATTCCCATGACTCCCTGACACAGGTGGAATTTCCAGGGCTGGCAACTCACCCCCTCTCAGAAGCAGTGCACAAGCTGCAGGCtaccctcctcccttcccagtgAGTCTCAACCTAGCTGCGGGGCCCGCCCAGTAGTGAAGGCAATGAGCCAGGAAGGGAGCTGGACAATGCTTCGAATATTTATTGGCCCTTTCAGATATCCTCAGACAGCTTTGGAGTCTAGGGCTCCAGGTCTTGGGTTCTGCTCGTGAAAGGGGAAGATTAGAATGAACTGGGAGGCAGGAGAGCACTACCCAGCTCTGCCATCAATGTGCTGTGTGATGTTAAgtcagttacttaacctctctggctcTCAGTTACCTCATTTTTAACATGAGagattcagttttttaaaaaacgacttctcaacatttctttattatattgctatgcttaaataaaattgtatcatCACTCTCATAGTATACAAATCCCAGATTCACAATGAAGACATGCATCTTTACCAAAATAAGTACAACATAATTAAAAGTCTGTTTCTGGAATTGGGCATTTTCCCCcataatgagatttttaaaatttaaccattttttaaaaaattgaagtctagttaatttacaatgttgtttagtttcaggttacagaaaagtgattcaattatatatatttatatatacacacacacacatacacacacatatatatgtatatatattttttgattttaaCATTTACTCTTTATTGTGTTGTATGAAGTACCATGTAATGCAAGTATTACTGTACTAAAATAcccatatttccaaataacattATGCGGTGTAGCCCACAGTCTCTGCAGAAGCATTGTGAGTAACCTGTGCCTTTACACTTTACAATCCATTGTTGGCTGCTGTGAAAAGTATggtaacagatgaagaaaaaaaaataaagctaagtatgaatacctttttccaaacatacacatacacagctTACAGTGGAACCCCAATGGAAAGTCAAAATGACCATATTTGATGTAGTACCTATAAAATGTAGACTCTGCAATAAAAAGCCAAaggcacataaaaatatattttaactttaaaaataacttagttACAGTAATACTTTGCTTGTGTCTTACCAACATGTAGCTGACAGTCAAAATTTTGcaatatagatataatatataaggATATCTAAGAGCTACAAGCAAATCCCTGAAACCCATAAAGTTGTTCAAatgtgaaaacagagaaaagtttgttttgttgtttttttttttttttgcggtacgcgggcctctcactgtcgtggcctctcccgttgcggagcacaggctccggacgcgcaggctcagcggccatggctcacgggcccagccgctccgcggcacgtgggatcttcccggaccggggcacgaacccgtgtcccctgcatcggcaggcgggctctcaaccactgcgccaccagggaagcccctgagagaAAAGTTTTAACACGGAAGAATTTGCTATGGTGAGCCCAAACAATATAATATAGAAAACAGTCTAGAAAAAAGGCATGggtgttaaataaattttgactTCCTCATGCTCAGAAAATTCCAGAGTACTGTAAAGGTCCTTAATGTGACTGGCACAGCCCTTCATAAGTAGTGCCAGTCCTGGCCAAGCCAGATTTCTTACATGTCTGAAGgtctgaaaacaaaaaatgtgagCTGTAAATCAACAACACTCGCCGAAAATGGGTTCTGACTCACTTCCTCTCTTTGCCAGGAaaggcttttttgtttctttcactgtttttGCAAACAGGGCATACCAggtaaaaaaatattctgtaggAACGTCATTTTAGAAAACCCATCACATGACTGCGAAGTATAGCCAGTGAAGCTCTTCTCTTTGACTgtggttagttttgttttgttccgtTTTTTGATACCTTTTATCCCAAAGGAAAAGAGCCGGTGGTGTCCTGTTACTTACTTTTATCCATGACATTCAGCACCTCATCCATAAATGAGGGCCCAAGATCGAGCTGCATGGAGAGGAGGGAACCCGTGAGATCAGAGAGGGACTCCTCTGATTTAGTCTTTTCCTTGACGAGCTCGCACGGGGCGGAATGGTCAAACTTGTCCTCGGCCGCCCAGTCGGGTACTGTTCGGAgaggctgcccctgccctggctggACTGCGATGCGGACCCGCTGGACCCCCACAAGACGTCCCCCTGGTGGACTGTCCCGTTCTCCAACAGACTGCGTTCCTCCGGAGCCTTTTCCTCCATGACCGGCTCACAGCTAAGCCGGGGCAGCCTTCCCGGCCCTAAGGACTCCTGTTTGGAACTGAATGTCACCGGTGACAACAAGGGCAACATGAGTGCTTGGGACCCTCCGATGGTTGGGAGGGAGGTGGCGTTTTTGAGCACCGGGGAGggcatttttgttctctttgccaGGAaaggcttttttgtttctttcactgtttttGCAAACAGGGCATACCAggtaaaaaaatattctgtaggAACGTCATTTTAGAAAACCCATCACATGACTGCGAAGTATAGCCAGTGAAGCTCTTCTCTTTGACTgtggttagttttgttttgttccgtTTTTTGATACCTTTTATCCCAAAGGAAAAGAGCCGGTGGTGTCCTGTTACTTACTTTTATCCATGACATTCAGCACCTCATCCATAAATGAGGGCCCAAGATCGAGCTGCATGGAGAGGAGGGAACCCGTGAGATCAGAGAGGGACTCCTCTGATTTAGTCTTTTCCTTGACGAGCTCGCACGGGGCGGAATGGTCAAACTTGTCCTCGGCCGCCCAGTCGGGTACTGTTCGGAgaggctgcccctgccctggctggACTGCGATGCGGACCCGCTGGACCCCCACAAGACGTCCCCCTGGTGGACTGTCCCGTTCTCCAACAGACTGCGTTCCTCCGGAGCCTTTTCCTCCATGACCGGCTCACAGCTAAGCCGGGGCAGCCTTCCCGGCCCTAAGGACTCCTGTTTGGAACTGAATGTCACCGGTGACAACAAGGGCAACATGAGTGCTTGGGACCCTCCGATGGTTGGGAGGGAGGTGGCGTTTTTGAGCACCGGGGAGGGCATTTTTGTGAACGTGGAGTCGGAGGTACTGTTGGCCTGGAAGAACTCGTTATGCCCAGGGAACTGGCCCGTGCGTGCTTTCTCCTGGTTTCCAGGTAGAAGCTCATTTCCTTGAAGAAAGGAAATGTCTCCAAAGATGTCGTGCTGGCCCTCTTTGCCGATGTGAATGGTGTGGCGGAGGTCTCCAAGGGGAGGGCTGATCATATCTGGAGACAAGATGTCCCTCCgtttaaatttctttcctttcttgttatTGGCAGCTTTCAGGTAAATTGGGGTCTTAGATGGCATTTTGGAGTTTGAGGATGTCGATTTTGCAAAAGGGAAAAAGGGCCACTTTCTTCACAGATGTAATAGGTTTCCCAATATCCTTTTTGATAGGAGTGGTCACATCATTTTTCTCAAGTAGCTTCAGAAGTGGCTCTGAAACGAGATGGAGGTCTAAGAGGCCTTCCTGGACTTACAGCCAATCAGGGGTTTCTGGAGAGCCGGTTACATCCGCCAGTGCCTTCCACAGCATGGAGAAACCAGCGGCGCCAAGGATCACAGCCGCTGACCCCGGGGCCGGGCGCCCGGCTCCGACAGTCCCCGAAGGCGCACGCAGTCCCTGCCCGCCAAGCGCAGATCCAGCTGGGGCAGCCGGCGCAGCGCCAGCTCACAGCATTATGCGCTCCGAGACGGCGTGAAGGTGCCCAAGGCCGGGGTCTCCggactctttttcagatttttttccattataggttgttacaagatattgagtatagttccctgtgctatacagtaggtccttgctgtttatctattttatatataatagtgtgtatatgttaatgccaaactcctaatttggattcaatttttttttgaattttattttatatattttttatacagcaggttcttattagttatctattttatacatatgactgtatacctgtcaatcccaatctcccaattcagcccaccaccaccaccaccaccccctccgccgctttgcccccttggtgtccatacatttgttctctacgtctgtgtctctatttctgccctgcaaaccggttcatctgtaccatttttctagattccacatatatgcgttaatatacagtatttgcttttagagagattcaatttttaaaacaacaaaaattaattggTCACCTTCAGTGGTCCCTTCAGTAGTTCAGGAAATTAATTCATTATCTTGAAAACtagcaaataaatgaaacagtcaacatttattgttttttttttcccctatatcaACTACAACACTAGATAATCAAATCGTTGCCAAGGGGAAGCACCTCCTTTTTAAAGTATtccaacaaatacataaaaaataaatgatgggaCATCACCATTTTGCAACATCTGATGAACTGATGAATCTAGACAATGAGCGTCAATGATTACTAAGGTCAATAAAAGAGAGACAGATGTTATGTGCTTCCCACCCATGAACTTGCTGAAAAGATCTACTCAGATCAAACCTAATCAGGTCAAACTTCTGGGTCCAGCAAGAAATTTGCAGGCAAAAAAGTGGACAGAGAACTTGTTGCACTGCATTGTGAGTGTGCAGGCAGCACAATCCAGACTGCGAGAAACTCCACAGGCCACGTGCCCCGAGTTCCTCTCAAAATAAAGTGTAAGGAAAAGAAACTGATGAAAAGTGAACCTGGAGACGAACAGGGACTCGGGAGACATGTcgactttttaaaatggaaaacactaCACTAGCATGTCGAGAGAGTTGTGCTCAAACGataaaactaaaaggaaacaCCAGAAAATTATGACAACAGGAGTCAGCAGGGCGATTACTTTCAGGGCGGGGAGAGTCTATGGTTGGATCAGAACTGAGGTGGCTGATAGAGTTCTATTGCTGGGCTGTCCTCCCctgcatttgtattttaattcataataaggcaattttttttaatgagagagtAGAAAAATCACCTTTACTTCCTGACAGAGCTAGAAGGCTGGGTTCTGGAATTCTAAATCTGGAAATTGACAGGTGTTGCGATGACGAGGTTGGTTGTGGGACTGCTAAGCGGCAGAAGGTGGGGGGCAGGCCAAGGATGTTCTGGCTGCAGAGCTGCAGAGACTTGGCCTTGACTCCTgactgccacttcctggctgggACACCAGAAAACTCAGCTAACCTCTCtcatctcactttcctcatctactAAGTAGAGATAATAGTTCTTGCCTTGTCATTGTGACAATCAAATAAGATAACTCATCAGAGTTCATAGTGCAgaatctggcacacagtaagtactcaatacgATCatcctattattattactagtactactactactattgtTATTATCTATCTGATTATCAGGATGCCCCTAATGTGGACAAAAGTAAACCAGAAGGTGGATTTCTCCTTCAAAAAGGGAATATGAGAACATGGCCCCTTTGGGACACTAGTGACCGGGGTGGTTGTAGAAGGTGCAGCTTCGCAAGCCTTCCACTGGCTCTCCCCAGTGTGACATGTCCCCAGTGGACATGCTTCCTACTTGATCCACTCATCCTCCTCCCCATTAAGCGCTCAACCAGGCTTCCACTCGAAGCCGCGCCCATCAGAAGCCACGCCCGTCAGAAACCACGCCCATCAGAAGCCACGCTCATCAGTCTGATGGCTTTTCCTGTTCTTGGTTCTCCTGCTCTCCGGGGGGTGCAGAAACCTCAGGGCACCACTCACCGCATCCATTGGTCACTGGAGCCACTTTGTGTGAGGAAGCCTCCGGAACAAGCAAAAACCGTGAGAGGCGGGAGAGCCTGGTGGCTAAAGGCATGAGCTCTGCACAGGGCTGATGACCCAAACCCATCCCCAGGTGACCTTAAGGATGAAGTTCTGAGTGGACACACACAGCCTTTGGAATCTGGGGAGCACCAGACCCCTGTCAGGAATTGCTGTGATGCCTCTGGCATCAGAATGGCCAGATGTCTTCTGCTCTCCTTACTTTAACTTCTTGCGCAGGGAAAGTAATACACTCCTGTGCCATTTGGGGCTAAGCTTAGTCAGTCTTCCTTCAA is a genomic window of Physeter macrocephalus isolate SW-GA chromosome 16, ASM283717v5, whole genome shotgun sequence containing:
- the LOC112066908 gene encoding LOW QUALITY PROTEIN: cdc42 effector protein 3-like (The sequence of the model RefSeq protein was modified relative to this genomic sequence to represent the inferred CDS: inserted 1 base in 1 codon), yielding MPSKTPIYLKAANNKKGKKFKRRDILSPDMISPPLGDLRHTIHIGKEGQHDIFGDISFLQGNELLPGNQEKARTGQFPGHNEFFQANSTSDSTFTKMPSPVLKNATSLPTIGGSQALMLPLLSPVTFSSKQESLGPGRLPRLSCEPVMEEKAPEERSLLENGTVHQGDVLWGSSGSASQSSQGRGSLSEQYPXWAAEDKFDHSAPCELVKEKTKSEESLSDLTGSLLSMQLDLGPSFMDEVLNVMDKSK